Sequence from the Flavobacterium sp. J372 genome:
AGGTATTATAAGCTGTTGTGTAAATATTCCCTGCCCGTTATTCTTATAACAAAATAGAGAAGTATAGCTGCCTTGCATAAAATATGTGCTGTTCGCCATAATGTCGAGGTCGCCGTCATTATCTATATCAACAAGCGTGGCATTACATGCGCCATTCAGAGAAGAGGTGATCGCCAATATTCTGGTTTCCTGTAAAGCCCTGCCCGTTATTATTTTTGGTACCAAGTAATCTTCTTGTCGGTTCCAGATGATACCACAATATCTATATAGCCATCACCATCAATATCGCCTGTATCCGCTTTATTAGGGTCAAACACTGCGCTGGTGATGTTCACTTCGCCATTAAAGCCATCCGGCGTGTTTTTATACCATGACAATTTCGTAGTCCGCATTTCTTGCAACAACTATCAATACTTTCGTTGGTTTCATGTGGCCAACCGCAACAAATTGATGATGCCGGCCATATTTTGGGCGATAACCTGCCCAGCGCGCCACAATACTCCATTTCGCCATGTTTAAGGCATTGTACCAGGGCCACTTTACCTGTTTCCCTTCTCGACAAGCCAATGTCGTGTTTATCATCATTGTCCAAAGTCGGCGGTTTCCAGCCAGAACCAATCATAGCTATTATTTGCCGTTAGTGGTGAAACCAGGGTTTGCCTCGCATCAAACGATGACCATTATTATTGTTTTTGTACCACACCAAACTTTTCAAGGAAAAGCTTGAATCCTGTTCCCATCTTATAAATACAATATCTTCATTACCATCACTATCCATATCAGCAGCTGCGATATTAAAACCTATAGATGCTGTATCTATAGGTTGCATTGCTGCAAAATTCCCGTCCCCGATATTTTTAATTAAACCCATTGTATTTACATGGTTATACACAATATCCGGAAGACCGTCATTAGTGAAATCTGAGCATGTAAACACTATAGTTGCATCACTAAGTTGGGCAATTACAGTGGGCGAAGCGAAATTCTGCCCGTTAGTATTTTTAGACCAGCAAACAGCATTATTTTTTATAAACACAAGATCAGGTTTTCCATCAGCATCTATATCAGATAAATAAAGGTTTACATCTGCAATGGTATTGCCAAGACTAGCTATCATCACTACAGGAGCAAAATTACCTGCTCCGTCATTCTTGATAAAACCTATGTGTGCTGACTGACTTTGTTCACTATATCTATGGAAAATAATGTCCTTGTCTCCGTCACCATCAATATCACCTGTAATAAATCCGCGCATTGACTCACCTGTAAGTATAGTTTTACCCCGGCCAAATGTACCATGTCCATCAATATTTTTATGCCATAGGATTTTTGTTGACCCCTTACTTACAACATCATTTTTACCATCACCGTCAATATCTGCAATTGCAGTATACATCAAATGAAAGTCGCCGGATGTCTCGTCTGTTATTATTTCCCGTGCAAAACCCGTTTGGGCTTGAGCTGCCCCGCAAATCGCTAAAAACACAAGCGTAAAAATTTTCTTCATAAAGTGATTTATTCTGCCGCGAATATAGCATATTGTTTTGATTTACAGCAAACAAAATACAAGCGACCGATATGTGGACTGTTTTACAAGCACACTAAATAAAGACTAAGCTGGAAAATTTCAGAATTTCAAAGAACGTTTGCAAGACTTGAAAAACTTTGAAAACTGAAGACTTTGAAACTTGAAGACTTGAAAAATGAAACCTTAACTTTCTACACTGCAAAATTACGGCGGCTATTTTGAACCGGCGTTACAAAACCCTTTCAAAAGTTACCGTTCATCGATTATTTTATAAGGAAGAATTTTCTTGCATTTTTTTTAATTGAAAAACATATTGAACAGCACCTGTTAAAGAAGTGTTAATCGCTGCTCTGCAAAAATTCAAAAGTGAAGGCAAATAAGGCAATTTATTGTTCAGGTGTTAAATTCTGTTAAAACGAGGCGCGAAAATTAATTATCGTAACTTTGTTTTTTATACCACAAAATGCCGGGCAAAATTTTATCAAACATCAACTCCCCAAAAGACATTAAACAGCTTTCAATTAGCGAATTACATCAGTTGTCGCATGAGTTGAGGGAGTTTATAATTGATGTGGTTTCGGTTAAAGAGGGGCATTTGGGTGCGAGCCTGGGCGTTGTAGAGCTTACTGTTGCCCTGCACTATGTTTTTGACACCCCTAATGACCTGTTAATCTGGGATGTAGGCCACCAGGCGTACGGCCATAAGATACTCACTGGCCGCCGAGACAGCTTTGACACCAACCGTCAGCTTGGCGGTATCAGCGGCTTCCCAAAACGCGATGAGAGCGAATACGATGCTTTTGGCACAGGCCACTCAAGCACTTCAATTTCAGCAGCTCTGGGCATGGCGCTGGCCTCAAAATTAAAAGGTGATTCTGAAAAAGTACACATTGCTGTGATTGGTGATGCCTCGATAGCATCAGGAATGGCTTTTGAGGCCCTGAACCACGCCGGGATGACCGATGCCAACCTGCTGGTGATACTCAACGATAATTCCATTGGCATTGACCCGAGCGTTGGCGCACTCAAGCATTATCTCACAGAGGTAAAAGCAGGCCGTAATCCGCGCCAAAACAACATGATACGCTCGCTGAATTTCAATTATAGCGGACCTATTGATGGCCATAATCTTGAAGTTCTGGTTGCCGAACTTAATCGGCAGAAATCACTGAAAGGCCCACGTTTCCTGCACATTGTTACAACCAAAGGCAAAGGCATGAAACTGGCTGAGGAAGACCAGGTGAAGTACCACGCCCCGGGTAAATTTAACCGCGAGACTGGTGAAGTTTTGCCGGTTAAAAACGAAGGGCTTCCGC
This genomic interval carries:
- a CDS encoding VCBS repeat-containing protein, whose product is MKKIFTLVFLAICGAAQAQTGFAREIITDETSGDFHLMYTAIADIDGDGKNDVVSKGSTKILWHKNIDGHGTFGRGKTILTGESMRGFITGDIDGDGDKDIIFHRYSEQSQSAHIGFIKNDGAGNFAPVVMIASLGNTIADVNLYLSDIDADGKPDLVFIKNNAVCWSKNTNGQNFASPTVIAQLSDATIVFTCSDFTNDGLPDIVYNHVNTMGLIKNIGDGNFAAMQPIDTASIGFNIAAADMDSDGNEDIVFIRWEQDSSFSLKSLVWYKNNNNGHRLMRGKPWFHH